Proteins encoded in a region of the Capra hircus breed San Clemente chromosome 3, ASM170441v1, whole genome shotgun sequence genome:
- the ANXA9 gene encoding annexin A9 yields the protein MSVTHGKMGLSLTQEILSHLGLANKTAAWGTLGTLRTFLSFNVDKDVQRLLKAIAGQGVDRFAILDVLTNRSREQRQLISRAFHERTQQDLLKSLQAALSGNLERIVVALLQPAAQLDARELRTALKGPGSAEDVALEILATRTPPQLQECLAVYKHNFQVDAAEDIKSETRGILRDLLLALAKGGREAYTGIIDYNLAAQDVQALKQAEGPSTERTWVLVFTQRNPEHLIRVLNQYQWYTGHELEKTVRARFHGAACVALLNLALVIRNTPLYFADKLHQALQETEPNYQALMRILISRSETDLLSIRAEFRKKFGKSLYSSLQDAVKGDCRSALLALCRAEDL from the exons ATGTCTGTGACCCACGGGAAGATGGGACTCTCCTTAACTCAGGAGATCCTCAGTCACCTGGGCCTTGCCAACAAG ACCGCAGCTTGGGGCACCCTGGGTACCCTCAGAACCTTCTTGAGCTTCAATGTGGACAAGGATGTACAGAGGCTGCTGAAGGCGATAGCAGGCCAAG GTGTGGACCGTTTTGCCATTCTGGACGTACTGACCAACCGGAGCCGAGAGCAAAGGCAGCTCATCTCTCGAGCCTTCCATGAACGCACCCAGCAG GACCTACTGAAGTCCTTGCAGGCAGCACTCTCTGGCAACCTGGAGAGGATCGTGGTTGCTCTGCTGCAGCCTGCAGCCCAGCTCGATGCCCGGGAATTGAGGACAGCCTTGAAg GGCCCTGGTTCTGCTGAAGATGTGGCCTTGGAAATTCTCGCCACCCGAACCCCACCCCAGCTGCAGGAGTGCCTGGCAGTCTACAAACACA ATTTCCAGGTGGACGCTGCGGAGGACATCAAGTCTGAGACCAGGGGCATTTTGCGGGACTTGCTCCTGGCCCTGGCCAAG GGGGGCCGCGAGGCCTACACTGGAATTATTGACTATAACCTGGCTGCACAGGACGTCCAG GCATTAAAACAGGCTGAAGGACCCAGCACAGAGAGGACGTGGGTCCTTGTCTTCACCCAGCGCAATCCCGAACACCTCATCCGAG TGTTGAACCAGTACCAGTGGTACACGGGGCatgagttggagaagactgtccGGGCCCGTTTCCATGGAGCCGCCTGCGTGGCTCTGCTCAACCTAG CCTTGGTGATTCGGAACACACCCCTGTACTTTGCTGATAAACTTCATCAAGCCCTCCAG GAGACTGAACCCAATTACCAAGCACTGATGCGCATCCTTATTTCTCGAAGTGAGACTGATCTTCTAAGCATCCGAGCCGAGTTCAGAAAGAAATTTGGCAAGTCCCTCTACTCTTCCCTCCAG GATGCAGTGAAAGGGGACTGCCGGTCAGCCTTACTAGCCCTGTGCAGGGCGGAAGACCTTTGA
- the FAM63A gene encoding protein FAM63A isoform X1, whose translation MEHHQPEHPAPGEARTAEAVSPENHKALSEPKEHPQDKDAKEADGAAGEQEPVDQALLPAQGQDDFKSPPPDASSSQPGPAQETPPESETAEACFRLQELPQAPRARQPELDFYCVKWIPWKGEQTPIITQSANGPCPLIAIANILFLQWKVKLPPQKEVITSDELMAHLGDCLLSIKPQEKSEGLQLNFQQNVDDAMTVLPKLATGLDVNVRFTGVSDFEYTPECSVFDLLGIPLYHGWLVDPQSPEAVSAVGKLSYNQLVEKIITCKHSSDTNLVTEGLIAEQFLETTAAQLTYHGLCELTAAAKEGELSVFFRNNHFSTMTKHKGHLYLLVTDQGFLQEEQVVWESLHNVDGDSCFCDSDFHLSHSPGKGPGPGGGSGSPEKQRQVDQDYLIALSLQQQQPPPQGTSGLSDLELAQQLQQEEYQQHRVAQPPARAPSPQGRGATSGRPAAERRQRPKQESDCVLL comes from the exons ATGGAGCACCATCAGCCTGAGCATCCAGCCCCTGGTGAGGCCAGGACTGCAGAAGCAGTCAGCCCGGAAAACCACAAGGCCTTGTCAGAACCCAAAGAGCACCCTCAGGACAAGGATGCCAAAGAGGCGGACGGGGCAGCTGGAGAGCAGGAGCCAGTAGACCAAGCTTTACTGCCAGCCCAAGGCCAGGATGACTTCAAGTCCCCTCCACCAGATGCTAGCTCAAGCCAGCCAGGGCCAGCCCAAGAGACTCCACCTGAGTCAGAGACAGCGGAGGCCTGCTTCAGGCTCCAGGAGCTTCCCCAGGCCCCTAGGGCCCGACAGCCTGAGCTAGACTTCTACTGTGTCAAGTGGATCCCCTGGAAAGGAGAACAGACACCTATCATCACCCAGAGCGCTAACGGCCCTTGCCCTCTCATCGCCATCGCGAACATCCTTTTTCTTCAGTGGAAG GTAAAGCTGCCACCTCAGAAGGAAGTGATCACGTCCGACGAGCTCATGGCCCATCTTG GAGACTGCCTTCTGTCCATCAAACCTCAGGAAAAGTCAGAGGGACTTCAGCTTAATTTTCAGCAG AATGTGGACGATGCAATGACAGTGCTGCCTAAACTGGCCACAGGTCTGGATGTCAATGTGCGCTTCACAGGTGTCTCTGATTTTGAGTATACACCTGAGTGCAGTGTCTTTGACCTCCTTGGCATACCTCTGTACCATGGCTGGCTTGTTGATCCACAG AGTCCTGAGGCTGTGAGTGCAGTCGGGAAGCTGAGCTACAACCAGCTGGTGGAGAAGATCATCACCTGCAAGCACTCCAGTGACACCAACCTCGTGACGGAAG GCCTGATTGCAGAGCAGTTCCTGGAGACCACTGCTGCCCAGCTGACCTACCATGGTCTATGTGAGCTAACAGCAGCTGCCAAGGAGGGCGAACTTAGCGTCTTTTTCCGAAACAACCACTTCAGCACTATGACTAAGCATAAG GGCCACTTGTACCTACTGGTCACTGACCAGGGCTTTCTACAGGAGGAGCAAGTGGTGTGGGAGAGCCTGCACAATGTGGATGGAGACAGCTGTTTCTGTGACTCTGACTTTCACCTCAGTCACTCCCCGGGCAAGGGACCCGGGCCAGGAGGTGGGAGTGGCTCCCCAGAAAAGCAGCGGCAGGTGGACCAG GACTACCTGATCGCCTTGtccctgcagcagcagcagcccccgcCCCAGGGCACGTCGGGTCTGAGCGACTTGGAACTGGCCCAGCAGCTTCAGCAAGAGGAGTACCAGCAGCACCGAGTGGCCCAGCCCCCTGCGCGGGCCCCATCACCGCAG GGGAGAGGAGCCACATCTGGACGCCCAGCTGCTGAGCGTCGGCAAAGGCCGAAGCAAGAGTCCGACTGTGTCCTCCTGTAG
- the FAM63A gene encoding protein FAM63A isoform X3 — protein sequence MEHHQPEHPAPGEARTAEAVSPENHKALSEPKEHPQDKDAKEADGAAGEQEPVDQALLPAQGQDDFKSPPPDASSSQPGPAQETPPESETAEACFRLQELPQAPRARQPELDFYCVKWIPWKGEQTPIITQSANGPCPLIAIANILFLQWKVKLPPQKEVITSDELMAHLGDCLLSIKPQEKSEGLQLNFQQNVDDAMTVLPKLATGLDVNVRFTGVSDFEYTPECSVFDLLGIPLYHGWLVDPQSPEAVSAVGKLSYNQLVEKIITCKHSSDTNLVTEGLIAEQFLETTAAQLTYHGLCELTAAAKEGELSVFFRNNHFSTMTKHKEEQVVWESLHNVDGDSCFCDSDFHLSHSPGKGPGPGGGSGSPEKQRQVDQDYLIALSLQQQQPPPQGTSGLSDLELAQQLQQEEYQQHRVAQPPARAPSPQGRGATSGRPAAERRQRPKQESDCVLL from the exons ATGGAGCACCATCAGCCTGAGCATCCAGCCCCTGGTGAGGCCAGGACTGCAGAAGCAGTCAGCCCGGAAAACCACAAGGCCTTGTCAGAACCCAAAGAGCACCCTCAGGACAAGGATGCCAAAGAGGCGGACGGGGCAGCTGGAGAGCAGGAGCCAGTAGACCAAGCTTTACTGCCAGCCCAAGGCCAGGATGACTTCAAGTCCCCTCCACCAGATGCTAGCTCAAGCCAGCCAGGGCCAGCCCAAGAGACTCCACCTGAGTCAGAGACAGCGGAGGCCTGCTTCAGGCTCCAGGAGCTTCCCCAGGCCCCTAGGGCCCGACAGCCTGAGCTAGACTTCTACTGTGTCAAGTGGATCCCCTGGAAAGGAGAACAGACACCTATCATCACCCAGAGCGCTAACGGCCCTTGCCCTCTCATCGCCATCGCGAACATCCTTTTTCTTCAGTGGAAG GTAAAGCTGCCACCTCAGAAGGAAGTGATCACGTCCGACGAGCTCATGGCCCATCTTG GAGACTGCCTTCTGTCCATCAAACCTCAGGAAAAGTCAGAGGGACTTCAGCTTAATTTTCAGCAG AATGTGGACGATGCAATGACAGTGCTGCCTAAACTGGCCACAGGTCTGGATGTCAATGTGCGCTTCACAGGTGTCTCTGATTTTGAGTATACACCTGAGTGCAGTGTCTTTGACCTCCTTGGCATACCTCTGTACCATGGCTGGCTTGTTGATCCACAG AGTCCTGAGGCTGTGAGTGCAGTCGGGAAGCTGAGCTACAACCAGCTGGTGGAGAAGATCATCACCTGCAAGCACTCCAGTGACACCAACCTCGTGACGGAAG GCCTGATTGCAGAGCAGTTCCTGGAGACCACTGCTGCCCAGCTGACCTACCATGGTCTATGTGAGCTAACAGCAGCTGCCAAGGAGGGCGAACTTAGCGTCTTTTTCCGAAACAACCACTTCAGCACTATGACTAAGCATAAG GAGGAGCAAGTGGTGTGGGAGAGCCTGCACAATGTGGATGGAGACAGCTGTTTCTGTGACTCTGACTTTCACCTCAGTCACTCCCCGGGCAAGGGACCCGGGCCAGGAGGTGGGAGTGGCTCCCCAGAAAAGCAGCGGCAGGTGGACCAG GACTACCTGATCGCCTTGtccctgcagcagcagcagcccccgcCCCAGGGCACGTCGGGTCTGAGCGACTTGGAACTGGCCCAGCAGCTTCAGCAAGAGGAGTACCAGCAGCACCGAGTGGCCCAGCCCCCTGCGCGGGCCCCATCACCGCAG GGGAGAGGAGCCACATCTGGACGCCCAGCTGCTGAGCGTCGGCAAAGGCCGAAGCAAGAGTCCGACTGTGTCCTCCTGTAG
- the FAM63A gene encoding protein FAM63A isoform X2, producing MEHHQPEHPAPGEARTAEAVSPENHKALSEPKEHPQDKDAKEADGAAGEQEPVDQALLPAQGQDDFKSPPPDASSSQPGPAQETPPESETAEACFRLQELPQAPRARQPELDFYCVKWIPWKGEQTPIITQSANGPCPLIAIANILFLQWKVKLPPQKEVITSDELMAHLGDCLLSIKPQEKSEGLQLNFQQNVDDAMTVLPKLATGLDVNVRFTGVSDFEYTPECSVFDLLGIPLYHGWLVDPQSPEAVSAVGKLSYNQLVEKIITCKHSSDTNLVTEGLIAEQFLETTAAQLTYHGLCELTAAAKEGELSVFFRNNHFSTMTKHKGHLYLLVTDQGFLQEEQVVWESLHNVDGDSCFCDSDFHLSHSPGKGPGPGGGSGSPEKQRQVDQDYLIALSLQQQQPPPQGTSGLSDLELAQQLQQEEYQQHRVAQPPARAPSPQSPCPVFRHGRWVTSC from the exons ATGGAGCACCATCAGCCTGAGCATCCAGCCCCTGGTGAGGCCAGGACTGCAGAAGCAGTCAGCCCGGAAAACCACAAGGCCTTGTCAGAACCCAAAGAGCACCCTCAGGACAAGGATGCCAAAGAGGCGGACGGGGCAGCTGGAGAGCAGGAGCCAGTAGACCAAGCTTTACTGCCAGCCCAAGGCCAGGATGACTTCAAGTCCCCTCCACCAGATGCTAGCTCAAGCCAGCCAGGGCCAGCCCAAGAGACTCCACCTGAGTCAGAGACAGCGGAGGCCTGCTTCAGGCTCCAGGAGCTTCCCCAGGCCCCTAGGGCCCGACAGCCTGAGCTAGACTTCTACTGTGTCAAGTGGATCCCCTGGAAAGGAGAACAGACACCTATCATCACCCAGAGCGCTAACGGCCCTTGCCCTCTCATCGCCATCGCGAACATCCTTTTTCTTCAGTGGAAG GTAAAGCTGCCACCTCAGAAGGAAGTGATCACGTCCGACGAGCTCATGGCCCATCTTG GAGACTGCCTTCTGTCCATCAAACCTCAGGAAAAGTCAGAGGGACTTCAGCTTAATTTTCAGCAG AATGTGGACGATGCAATGACAGTGCTGCCTAAACTGGCCACAGGTCTGGATGTCAATGTGCGCTTCACAGGTGTCTCTGATTTTGAGTATACACCTGAGTGCAGTGTCTTTGACCTCCTTGGCATACCTCTGTACCATGGCTGGCTTGTTGATCCACAG AGTCCTGAGGCTGTGAGTGCAGTCGGGAAGCTGAGCTACAACCAGCTGGTGGAGAAGATCATCACCTGCAAGCACTCCAGTGACACCAACCTCGTGACGGAAG GCCTGATTGCAGAGCAGTTCCTGGAGACCACTGCTGCCCAGCTGACCTACCATGGTCTATGTGAGCTAACAGCAGCTGCCAAGGAGGGCGAACTTAGCGTCTTTTTCCGAAACAACCACTTCAGCACTATGACTAAGCATAAG GGCCACTTGTACCTACTGGTCACTGACCAGGGCTTTCTACAGGAGGAGCAAGTGGTGTGGGAGAGCCTGCACAATGTGGATGGAGACAGCTGTTTCTGTGACTCTGACTTTCACCTCAGTCACTCCCCGGGCAAGGGACCCGGGCCAGGAGGTGGGAGTGGCTCCCCAGAAAAGCAGCGGCAGGTGGACCAG GACTACCTGATCGCCTTGtccctgcagcagcagcagcccccgcCCCAGGGCACGTCGGGTCTGAGCGACTTGGAACTGGCCCAGCAGCTTCAGCAAGAGGAGTACCAGCAGCACCGAGTGGCCCAGCCCCCTGCGCGGGCCCCATCACCGCAG AGTCCTTGTCCTGTGTTCCGCCATGGTCGATGGGTGACAAGCTGTTAA